A portion of the Anabas testudineus chromosome 22, fAnaTes1.2, whole genome shotgun sequence genome contains these proteins:
- the lrrtm4l1 gene encoding leucine-rich repeat transmembrane neuronal protein 4 isoform X1, which produces MGPLLCDGRLTHLLFPLLLLLRAPLLFSFGERTCPNNCRCEGKTVHCDSSGFVDVPENISVGCQGLSLRYNELHTLLPYQFAHLSQLLWIYLDHNQISAVDSRAFQGVRRLKELILSSNRITSLHNSTFHGIPNLRSLDLSYNKLEILQPGQFHGLRKLQNLHLRSNGLSNIPIRAFLECRSLEFLDLGYNRIKALTRTTFLGLQKLMELHLEHNQFSRINFFLFPRLANLRSLYLQWNRIKVVNQGLPWTWYTLQKLDLSGNEIQTLDPAVFHCLPNLQVLNLESNKLSNVSQEAVSAWISLTSISLAGNMWDCGTGICPLVAWLRNFRGSKDTTMICSSPKYLQGEKIMEATRNHGICEETDYVLTETPSPTSELISEATAEPTFAPTSGSPPMPPTSTFGPLPPFRPRPIPHPTLPVHMSEDPRDSVARARPTQMPPPELEHMTLHKVVVGSVALFFTMSLILTIIYVLWRRYPGATRLLQQRSMVGRKRRKKSPEPEQNLSSQLQEYYMSYNPAATPEALEVLGNGTGSCTCTISGSRECENEYTCPRPLPGAWLGDVPTIR; this is translated from the exons ATGG GTCCGTTGCTGTGTGATGGCCGACTGACAcacctcctctttcctctcctcctcctcctgcggGCTCCCCTGTTGTTCAGCTTTGGCGAGCGCACCTGCCCCAATAACTGCCGATGTGAGGGGAAAACTGTCCATTGCGATTCGTCTGGATTCGTAGATGTCCCAGAAAACATCTCAGTAGGTTGCCAGGGCCTCTCTTTGCGCTACAATGAGCTCCACACCCTGCTACCGTATCAATTTGCTCACCTCAGCCAGCTACTTTGGATATACTTGGACCACAATCAGATTTCAGCTGTTGATAGTCGAGCATTCCAGGGGGTTCGCAGGCTGAAGGAGCTGATACTGAGCTCCAACAGGATCACGTCCCTGCACAATTCGACATTCCATGGAATTCCCAATCTTCGCAGTCTGGACCTGTCCTACAACAAACTGGAAATCCTGCAGCCAGGTCAATTCCACGGCCTTCGAAAACTACAAAACCTACACCTACGTTCAAATGGTCTGTCCAACATCCCGATTCGAGCGTTCCTGGAGTGCCGGAGTTTGGAGTTTCTGGATTTGGGCTACAATCGAATCAAGGCTCTGACCCGCACAACCTTTTTGGGGCTGCAGAAGCTGATGGAGTTGCATCTAGAACACAACCAGTTCTCACGGATcaacttttttctgtttccacgTTTAGCCAACCTGAGGTCACTCTATCTGCAGTGGAACCGCATCAAAGTGGTTAACCAGGGCCTTCCATGGACTTGGTATACACTGCAGAAACTGGATCTGTCTGGAAATGAAATCCAGACCCTGGACCCAGCCGTGTTTCATTGCTTACCCAACCTTCAAGTCCTTAATCTGGAATCCAACAAACTGTCCAATGTGTCTCAGGAGGCGGTGTCAGCATGGATCTCACTGACCTCCATCAGCCTTGCTGGGAACATGTGGGATTGTGGAACAGGCATATGCCCCCTTGTGGCTTGGTTAAGGAATTTTCGGGGCAGCAAAGACACCACTATGATATGCAGCAGCCCAAAGTATCTCCAGGGAGAAAAAATTATGGAAGCCACGAGAAACCATGGTATTTGTGAGGAAACTGACTATGTTCTTACTGAAACACCATCTCCAACGTCAGAGCTCATTTCTGAAGCCACTGCTGAGCCAACCTTTGCTCCTACCAGTGGCTCTCCACCCATGCCACCAACCAGCACCTTTGGTCCTCTCCCACCGTTCAGACCTCGACCTATTCCTCATCCTACCTTACCAGTGCATATGAGTGAAGACCCAAGAGACTCTGTTGCCCGTGCTCGACCGACTCAAATGCCACCCCCAGAGCTGGAGCACATGACTCTGCACAAAGTTGTGGTGGGCAGCGTGGCACTCTTTTTCACCATGTCTCTAATCTTGACAATTATCTATGTCTTGTGGCGGCGCTACCCAGGTGCAACCAGGTTGCTTCAACAGCGATCTATGGTGGGGCGGAAGCGTCGCAAAAAGAGTCCAGAGCCAGAACAGAACCTGAGCTCCCAGCTCCAAGAGTATTACATGAGCTACAACCCTGCTGCCACACCGGAGGCATTGGAGGTGCTAGGCAACGGCACTGGTTCCTGCACTTGCACAATTTCTGGCTCCAGGGAGTGTGAG
- the lrrtm4l1 gene encoding leucine-rich repeat transmembrane neuronal protein 4 isoform X2 has product MGPLLCDGRLTHLLFPLLLLLRAPLLFSFGERTCPNNCRCEGKTVHCDSSGFVDVPENISVGCQGLSLRYNELHTLLPYQFAHLSQLLWIYLDHNQISAVDSRAFQGVRRLKELILSSNRITSLHNSTFHGIPNLRSLDLSYNKLEILQPGQFHGLRKLQNLHLRSNGLSNIPIRAFLECRSLEFLDLGYNRIKALTRTTFLGLQKLMELHLEHNQFSRINFFLFPRLANLRSLYLQWNRIKVVNQGLPWTWYTLQKLDLSGNEIQTLDPAVFHCLPNLQVLNLESNKLSNVSQEAVSAWISLTSISLAGNMWDCGTGICPLVAWLRNFRGSKDTTMICSSPKYLQGEKIMEATRNHGICEETDYVLTETPSPTSELISEATAEPTFAPTSGSPPMPPTSTFGPLPPFRPRPIPHPTLPVHMSEDPRDSVARARPTQMPPPELEHMTLHKVVVGSVALFFTMSLILTIIYVLWRRYPGATRLLQQRSMVGRKRRKKSPEPEQNLSSQLQEYYMSYNPAATPEALEVLGNGTGSCTCTISGSRECEV; this is encoded by the exons ATGG GTCCGTTGCTGTGTGATGGCCGACTGACAcacctcctctttcctctcctcctcctcctgcggGCTCCCCTGTTGTTCAGCTTTGGCGAGCGCACCTGCCCCAATAACTGCCGATGTGAGGGGAAAACTGTCCATTGCGATTCGTCTGGATTCGTAGATGTCCCAGAAAACATCTCAGTAGGTTGCCAGGGCCTCTCTTTGCGCTACAATGAGCTCCACACCCTGCTACCGTATCAATTTGCTCACCTCAGCCAGCTACTTTGGATATACTTGGACCACAATCAGATTTCAGCTGTTGATAGTCGAGCATTCCAGGGGGTTCGCAGGCTGAAGGAGCTGATACTGAGCTCCAACAGGATCACGTCCCTGCACAATTCGACATTCCATGGAATTCCCAATCTTCGCAGTCTGGACCTGTCCTACAACAAACTGGAAATCCTGCAGCCAGGTCAATTCCACGGCCTTCGAAAACTACAAAACCTACACCTACGTTCAAATGGTCTGTCCAACATCCCGATTCGAGCGTTCCTGGAGTGCCGGAGTTTGGAGTTTCTGGATTTGGGCTACAATCGAATCAAGGCTCTGACCCGCACAACCTTTTTGGGGCTGCAGAAGCTGATGGAGTTGCATCTAGAACACAACCAGTTCTCACGGATcaacttttttctgtttccacgTTTAGCCAACCTGAGGTCACTCTATCTGCAGTGGAACCGCATCAAAGTGGTTAACCAGGGCCTTCCATGGACTTGGTATACACTGCAGAAACTGGATCTGTCTGGAAATGAAATCCAGACCCTGGACCCAGCCGTGTTTCATTGCTTACCCAACCTTCAAGTCCTTAATCTGGAATCCAACAAACTGTCCAATGTGTCTCAGGAGGCGGTGTCAGCATGGATCTCACTGACCTCCATCAGCCTTGCTGGGAACATGTGGGATTGTGGAACAGGCATATGCCCCCTTGTGGCTTGGTTAAGGAATTTTCGGGGCAGCAAAGACACCACTATGATATGCAGCAGCCCAAAGTATCTCCAGGGAGAAAAAATTATGGAAGCCACGAGAAACCATGGTATTTGTGAGGAAACTGACTATGTTCTTACTGAAACACCATCTCCAACGTCAGAGCTCATTTCTGAAGCCACTGCTGAGCCAACCTTTGCTCCTACCAGTGGCTCTCCACCCATGCCACCAACCAGCACCTTTGGTCCTCTCCCACCGTTCAGACCTCGACCTATTCCTCATCCTACCTTACCAGTGCATATGAGTGAAGACCCAAGAGACTCTGTTGCCCGTGCTCGACCGACTCAAATGCCACCCCCAGAGCTGGAGCACATGACTCTGCACAAAGTTGTGGTGGGCAGCGTGGCACTCTTTTTCACCATGTCTCTAATCTTGACAATTATCTATGTCTTGTGGCGGCGCTACCCAGGTGCAACCAGGTTGCTTCAACAGCGATCTATGGTGGGGCGGAAGCGTCGCAAAAAGAGTCCAGAGCCAGAACAGAACCTGAGCTCCCAGCTCCAAGAGTATTACATGAGCTACAACCCTGCTGCCACACCGGAGGCATTGGAGGTGCTAGGCAACGGCACTGGTTCCTGCACTTGCACAATTTCTGGCTCCAGGGAGTGTGAGGTATGA